The genomic stretch CGCGCGCGGGCGCCGGGCGCGCCGCCGTTGACGCCCCAGGGCGGCACGAACCAGCGATCGTCGTGGATCGCGATCACGCCCGGCTCGAGGAAGCGATACGCCATCAGGATGCCGTTGCCGCCACGGTGCAGCCCCGCGCCACCCGAATCGGGGATCGTCTCGTACCGCTCGATCCGCAGCGGGAAATAGCGTTCTAGGAACTCGTTGGGCACATTGGTAAAGCCCGGCCACAGCGAATGCCCGTCCGGCCCGTCGCCCAGCGGCCGCCCCGGAATCCCGCCAAAGCCGATCTGGAAGAGCTGGAAATACTGGCCGTTCCGGTCGGTGCCCGAGTAGAACAGATGCGGGCTCGACGAGAAACCGGCGGCGTTGAGGAACTCCGGCGTCTTCTGCCCCAGCAGCCCGCCCATGATGTCGAACAACCGCCCCAGCGCGTGCGTCCGCCCCGACAGCGCGGCGGGAAAGCGCGGCTTGAGCAGCGATCCTTCGGGAATCCGCACGTCGATCAGGTCGTAATAGCCGTCGTTGAACAGGATCTGCGGATCGAAGACCATGATCATGTAGATGCCGAAGAACATGCGCATCATGTTCTCGTTCAGCAGGAAGTTGATCGATGCCTTGCTCTGCGGATCGGTGCCGTCAAAATCGAGCACGACGCGGCCATTCTCGCGCCACATCGTGCATTTGATCTTGTACGGGCCATAGCCCATGCCGTCGTCGCAGATATAATCTTCGAAGCTGACCTTATCCTCGCTGATCGCATTGCCGATCAGCGTCTGCATCGCGCGGTGGTTGCGCGCCAGCAGTTCCTCGCACGCCGAGACGAGCACGTCGTCGCCGAAGCGCTCCGCCATCTCGACCACGCGCCGCGCCGCGACCCGGCACGATGCGATCAGCGCGTTCAGATCGGCCTTGCACCAATCGGGCGTCCGCACCTGATGCAGGATCAGCGCGACGAGATCGGCATTATACGCGCCGCGCTTGTAGATTTTCACCGGCGGGATGCGCACGCCTTCCTGAAAGATCGAGGTCGCGTCGATCGGCATCGACCCCGCCACCTTGCCGCCAATATCCGACTGGTGCCCGAACATCGAGGTATAGGCGATCAACCGCCCATCCTTGAACACCGGCAACAGCACCAGCCAGTCGTTGCAATGGCTGATCGCACCCTCCACCGAATAGGGGTCGGACAGCAGGATCATGTCCCCCTCCTCGACCGTGCCTTCATACCCGTCGAGGAACGGGCCGATATAGCTGCCGAACTGGCCGACGATCATCCGCCCCTTGTGATCGGCGATCAGCGGGAAAGCGTCGCCCTGTTCGCGGATGCCGGGCGACATCGCGGTGCGAACCAGCGTGGCGTCCATTTCGACGCGGGCGTTGCGCAGCGCATTCTCGATGATGTCGAGCGTGACGGGATCGATCGCGACGGTGGCGAACGGCGTATCGTTGGTCTGGACGATCTGTGCGGACATGGTGTGGGCCTCAGGCGAGGGTGATCAGGATGTTGCCGACGGCGTCGACGGTGGCGACGCAGCCGCTTTCGATCAGGGTGGTGGAATCCATCTCGATCACGATCGCCGGGCCGGGGATCACGTCCCCCGCCTCCAGCCGATCGCGCGCATAGATCACCGCCGGGCGCATCTGCCCGTCCATCCACAGCTCGTGATCGCGCAGCTTGGCCTGTGCCGGGTCGCCATCGCCCTGCGGCAGGGCTGCGGCGGGCAGATCGGGGGCGACGCCCATCGCCACTGCGCGCAGGTTCACGATCTCATGATCGCTGTCCATGTTGAAGGTGAACAGCCGTTTATGCTCGGTATCGAAGCGCCCGGTCAGCCAGGCGATGCCGTTGGCGCGCAGGTCGTCGAGCGTCACTTCCATCGGCACTTCGAACGCCTGCCCCGCATAGCGGACATCGACTTCGAACGTCACCGTCACTTCGTCCTCGGCCACACCCTCCTCGGCAAGTTCGCGGCGCGTCTGGACCGACATGTCCTCCAATATCGCGATCAGCGCATCGAGCGAGGTCTCCCCCGCCAGCCGCGAGAAGCTGCGCGCCGTCTCGGTCCGCATCCGCGTGGTGGCGTCGCCCAGCGCGCACAGCACGCCGGGGCTGACCGGCGAGACGGCGGGCCAGCTTCCCATCAGGCGGGCGACGGCGTTGACGTGCAGCGGCCCCGCCCCGCCAAAGCCCATCAGCGCGAAGTCGCGCGGGTCATAACCCTGCTGGACCGAGATCATGCGCAGCGCGCCGAACATATTCTCGTTCACAATGTCGATGATCCCGCGCGCGGCGGCGAACAGGTCGATACCCAGCGCGTCGGCGATGGTCTGCACGGCCCTCTTCGCACCCTCACGATCCAGCGTGAACGTACCGCCGAGCAGCGATTCGGGCAGATACCCCAGCACGACATTGGCGTCGGTCACGGTCGGCAGCGTGCCGCCCTTGCCATAGGCGACCGGCCCCGGCACCGCGCCCGCCGATTGCGGGCCGACGCGCAGCGCCTTGGTCAATTCGGGGACATAGGCAATCGATCCGCCGCCCGCACCCACGGTCTTCACGTCGAGCGCGGAGGCGCGGACGGACAGATGCCCCACCTCGGTCGTCCGCACCCGCCGCGCCGCGAGATTCTCGATCAGCGCCACGTCGGTCGAGGTGCCGCCGACGTCGAGCGTCAGGATGTTCTTGAGGCCGGCATTCTTGCCCACCCAGATCGCGCCGGTCACGCCGCCTGCCGGGCCCGACATCAGCAGCGACACCGGATGCTCCTCCGATTTCTCCGACGACATCAACCCGCCATCGGAGCGCAGCAGCGACAGCCGCCCGGCCATCCCCGCGCCGCGCAGCTTGTCGCGCAGGTTGCGGACATAGCGGCCGACGATCGGGCGCACGGCGGCGTTGGCGACGGTGGTCAGCGTCCGCTCATATTCCTGCATCTCGGGCAGCACGACATGGCTCAGCGACACCGGCACGCCGGGCAGGATTTCCGCCGCAAGTTCGGCGACGCGAAGTTCGTGCGCGCCGTTGAGATAGGCGTTCATCAGGCTGATCGTCAGCGCCTCCACGCCCTGCGCCTTCAGCGTTTCCAGCGCGGCGCGGATGTCGGCGTCA from Sphingomonas hengshuiensis encodes the following:
- a CDS encoding hydantoinase B/oxoprolinase family protein, translated to MSAQIVQTNDTPFATVAIDPVTLDIIENALRNARVEMDATLVRTAMSPGIREQGDAFPLIADHKGRMIVGQFGSYIGPFLDGYEGTVEEGDMILLSDPYSVEGAISHCNDWLVLLPVFKDGRLIAYTSMFGHQSDIGGKVAGSMPIDATSIFQEGVRIPPVKIYKRGAYNADLVALILHQVRTPDWCKADLNALIASCRVAARRVVEMAERFGDDVLVSACEELLARNHRAMQTLIGNAISEDKVSFEDYICDDGMGYGPYKIKCTMWRENGRVVLDFDGTDPQSKASINFLLNENMMRMFFGIYMIMVFDPQILFNDGYYDLIDVRIPEGSLLKPRFPAALSGRTHALGRLFDIMGGLLGQKTPEFLNAAGFSSSPHLFYSGTDRNGQYFQLFQIGFGGIPGRPLGDGPDGHSLWPGFTNVPNEFLERYFPLRIERYETIPDSGGAGLHRGGNGILMAYRFLEPGVIAIHDDRWFVPPWGVNGGAPGARARKILEKADGTRSVVGNKVEDLAVERDDVLHFITWGGGGWGDPYDRDPALVAKEIVQGLVTREGARAYGVVIADDGSVDAAATEALRTELRSARGEIQVFDFGAEIEALRSRCLAETGLEPPKAPVWRAEPLAEAAE
- a CDS encoding hydantoinase/oxoprolinase family protein; translated protein: MSYRLGVDVGGTFTDLLLFDEQSSAFWRHKTPSTPHDSSEGILTGVDAICAAAGITPADVRLFLHGTTVATNAVLEGKGARVGLVVTQGYRQMMQIARSFVPGGLAGWIVWPKPTPLAALEDTVEIAGRMDARGNEVRPVDDADIRAALETLKAQGVEALTISLMNAYLNGAHELRVAELAAEILPGVPVSLSHVVLPEMQEYERTLTTVANAAVRPIVGRYVRNLRDKLRGAGMAGRLSLLRSDGGLMSSEKSEEHPVSLLMSGPAGGVTGAIWVGKNAGLKNILTLDVGGTSTDVALIENLAARRVRTTEVGHLSVRASALDVKTVGAGGGSIAYVPELTKALRVGPQSAGAVPGPVAYGKGGTLPTVTDANVVLGYLPESLLGGTFTLDREGAKRAVQTIADALGIDLFAAARGIIDIVNENMFGALRMISVQQGYDPRDFALMGFGGAGPLHVNAVARLMGSWPAVSPVSPGVLCALGDATTRMRTETARSFSRLAGETSLDALIAILEDMSVQTRRELAEEGVAEDEVTVTFEVDVRYAGQAFEVPMEVTLDDLRANGIAWLTGRFDTEHKRLFTFNMDSDHEIVNLRAVAMGVAPDLPAAALPQGDGDPAQAKLRDHELWMDGQMRPAVIYARDRLEAGDVIPGPAIVIEMDSTTLIESGCVATVDAVGNILITLA